Proteins from a genomic interval of Procambarus clarkii isolate CNS0578487 chromosome 45, FALCON_Pclarkii_2.0, whole genome shotgun sequence:
- the LOC123770203 gene encoding cuticle protein 8 — MNTKVLFLLGLVAVVAADKRPAPSLAYGAPQARQSSEEFESPKYGFDWAVQDGESGNDFAQQETRDDDNTKGSYTVQLPDGRRQTVTYYVDGDSGYVADVQYQGEARYPDSDEVGAYAPPQPSARYGAP, encoded by the exons ATGAACACTAAG GTACTCTTCCTGCTGGGTCTGGTGGCTGTGGTCGCCGCAGACAAGCGTCCAGCCCCCTCCTTGGCCTACGGTGCTCCCCAG GCACGCCAATCATCCGAGGAGTTTGAGTCTCCTAAGTATGGCTTCGACTGGGCTGTTCAAGACGGTGAATCCGGCAACGACTTCGCCCAGCAAGAGACccgcgacgacgacaacaccaagggGTCGTACACCGTGCAGCTTCCCGATGGTCGTCGCCAGACCGTGACTTACTACGTCGACGGTGACTCTGGTTACGTTGCTGACGTCCAGTACCAGGGTGAGGCTCGCTACCCCGACTCCGATGAAGTCGGAGCCTACGCTCCACCACAGCCCAGCGCCCGCTACGGAGCTCCATAA